One Paramisgurnus dabryanus chromosome 8, PD_genome_1.1, whole genome shotgun sequence DNA window includes the following coding sequences:
- the crk gene encoding adapter molecule crk, whose translation MAGNFDSEDRGSWYWGRLSRQEAVSLLQGQRHGVFLVRDSITIPGDYVLSVSENSKVSHYIINSISSNRQSGPGIAPPRFRIGDQEFDALPALLEFYKIHYLDTTTLIEPISKAKHSSFISVNAGTGGAPQRLEEEYVRALFDFPGNDDEDLPFRKGDVLRVLEKPEEQWWNAQNSEGRVGMIPVPYVEKYRPASPTSGGPGSGGSGGGPGAHGNSDGHSSQSPPLLGEPGQYAQPTSLPNLQNGPVFARAIQKRVPNAYDKTALALEVGDMVKVTKINVNGQWEGECKGKHGHFPFTHVRLLDQHNPEDELS comes from the exons ATGGCCGGAAATTTTGATTCGGAGGACCGAGGAAGCTGGTATTGGGGGAGATTAAGCCGGCAGGAGGCGGTTTCGCTGCTCCAAGGGCAGAGGCATGGGGTGTTCCTGGTGCGGGACTCGATCACTATTCCCGGGGACTACGTGCTGTCTGTTTCCGAGAACTCCAAAGTCTCTCATTACATAATAAACAGCATCAGCAGCAATCGGCAGTCGGGACCGG GAATCGCTCCTCCTCGGTTCCGTATCGGAGATCAGGAATTTGATGCCTTACCTGCCCTGTTGGAATTCTATAAGATCCACTACCTGGATACCACTACTCTAATTGAGCCCATCAGTAAAGCCAAGCACTCTTCCTTCATCAGTGTCAACGCGGGAACAGGAGGAGCGCCCCAGAGGCTTGAAGAGGAATACGTCCGTGCGCTGTTTGACTTCCCGGGCAACGACGACGAGGACCTTCCGTTTAGAAAGGGCGATGTTCTTCGCGTGCTGGAGAAGCCGGAGGAGCAGTGGTGGAATGCTCAAAATTCAGAAGGCCGTGTCGGAATGATCCCCGTGCCCTACGTGGAAAAGTATCGGCCAGCTTCGCCAACATCAGGGGGTCCTGGAAGTGGAGGATCTGGTGGAGGACCTGGTGCTCATGGCAACTCAGATGGCCACAGTTCTCAGTCGCCCCCTCTGCTTGGTGAGCCAGGCCAGTATGCCCAGCCCACGTCCTTACCCAATCTACAGAATGGTCCAGTATTCGCCCGGGCCATTCAGAAGAGAGTTCCCAACGCTTATGACAAGACTGCTCTTGCTTTAGAG GTTGGTGACATGGTGAAGGTGACCAAGATCAACGTAAACGGGCAGTGGGAGGGTGAGTGCAAGGGAAAACATGGCCATTTTCCCTTTACCCACGTCCGCTTGCTGGACCAGCACAATCCAGAGGATGAATTAAGCTGA
- the lrrc75a gene encoding leucine-rich repeat-containing protein 75A, producing the protein MGAKQTKAAGHEAGASPQSAGLRRTPSKERSDILASLMLRPGERLRGSGTPPPYQRRIGMIQEMMLLAKQGKHDEATEMLKTLRQDLGMESTSLDDVLYRYASFRNLVDPITHDLIISLAKYVHCPKTEGDALGAMEKVCRQLTYHLSPHSQWRRQGLLKRKPQSCIKSVLSGPPSSGALDLSGIPLGVKDMERLCAYLHHHASRIGSLELGFTELTDEAFLLLLPTLASLPRLETLALNGNRLTRAVLKELTDTLKDPDSFPSVTWIDLGNNVDIFSLPQPFLVSLRKRCPKQGNLPTILEFGESQASEPEGRVDEDDADDTNRTESMGELRSEVEEGIDGEMEIEDMMEELLDFDREVQGKDEDDSMWTLEEQRLVKDPPAGRRKEKVVSKAEGEEDLPSQSSPLSCSSQSQHSSGAIEPLREDSVPYQLACHSDNPT; encoded by the exons ATGGGAGCGAAGCAGACGAAGGCCGCAGGACACGAGGCTGGCGCGAGTCCTCAGAGCGCGGGATTGAGACGGACCCCGAGCAAAGAGCGCAGTGACATCCTCGCATCCCTAATGTTGAGGCCAGGGGAAAGACTGAGAGGCAGCGGGACTCCACCTCCCTACCAGCGACGTATCGGGATGATACAAGAGATGATGCTGCTGGCAAAGCAAGGGAAACACGACGAGGCAACAGAAATGCTGAAGACCCTTCGGCAG GATCTGGGAATGGAGTCGACCTCTCTGGACGATGTTCTATATCGCTATGCCAGTTTCCGCAACCTGGTGGATCCCATTACCCATGACCTCATTATTAGCCTGGCCAAATATGTTCACTGCCCAAAAACG GAGGGAGATGCTTTGGGTGCCATGGAGAAGGTGTGCCGTCAGCTGACCTACCACCTGAGCCCACACTCCCAGTggagacggcaggggctgctgAAGAGGAAGCCACAGTCCTG TATAAAATCTGTCCTGTCTGGCCCCCCATCCAGTGGGGCATTGGACCTCTCCGGCATTCCTCTTGGAGTGAAAGACATGGAGCGTCTCTGTGCTTACCTGCATCACCACGCATCCCGCATCGGAAGCCTGGAGCTGGGATTCACCGAGCTCACGGATGAGGCCTTTCTTCTACTCCTCCCTACACTGGCATCTCTTCCCCGTCTAGAGACTTTGGCCCTCAACGGCAACAGGCTAACCCGTGCCGTGCTCAAAGAGCTCACGGACACTCTGAAAGACCCAGACAGCTTCCCCAGCGTCACTTGGATTGACCTGGGAAACAATGTTGACATATTCTCCCTCCCACAGCCCTTTCTGGTTAGCTTGCGCAAGAGATGTCCCAAACAGGGCAATCTCCCTACAATCCTGGAGTTTGGCGAGAGCCAGGCTAGTGAGCCTGAGGGCAGAGTAGATGAGGATGACGCAGATGATACAAACAGGACAGAGAGCATGGGAGAGCTCAGGTCTGAGGTGGAGGAAGGGATCGACGGTGAAATGGAGATTGAAGACATGATGGAGGAGTTGCTAGACTTTGACAGGGAGGTGCAAGGAAAGGATGAGGATGACAGTATGTGGACCTTGGAGGAGCAACGGTTGGTGAAAGATCCACCTGCCGGACGGAGGAAAGAGAAGGTGGTGTCTAAAGCAGAGGGCGAAGAGGACTTGCCTAGTCAGTCTTCCCCTCTGTCCTGCtccagccaatcacagcactccTCTGGAGCCATTGAGCCTTTGAGGGAGGATTCTGTCCCGTACCAGTTAGCGTGTCATTCAGACAACCCTACCTGA
- the poldip2 gene encoding polymerase delta-interacting protein 2 isoform X1, protein MAACVIRRALLSTASKYNNQNCTRRLLSAVEYNSGLDLKRPQALCSACGLASFQQTRFMSSRNRPEGKILEPVGVFEALKQHGKYETGQLFLHSIFGYRGIVLFPWHARLYDRDVSPATADSKPDSVGNGSKEVKGKMHTYYQVLIDTRDCPHISQRSQTEAVTFLANHDDSRALYAIPGLDYVSHEDILPYNSTEQVPIQHELFERFLMFNPSKNPPFTARDTLRAWQEKNHPWLELSDVHRETTENIRVTVIPFYMGMREAQNSHVYWWRYCIRLENLGNEIVQLRERHWRIFSLSGTLETVRGRGVVGKEPVLSREQPAFQYSSHVSLQAPSGHMWGTFCFERTDGSHFDVRIPPFSLESNKYDKAPPTGYPL, encoded by the exons ATGGCAGCGTGCGTAATACGTCGGGCTTTATTGTCCACCGCTAGTAAATATAACAATCAGAATTGCACCCGCAGATTACTGAGTGCAGTTGAATACAACAGTGGATTAGATCTGAAAAGACCTCAGGCGTTATGTTCAGCGTGTGGTCTGGCCAGTTTTCAGCAGACGAGGTTCATGTCGTCCAG AAACAGACCTGAGGGGAAAATACTAGAACCTGTCGGCGTGTTTGAGGCCCTAAAGCAACATGGGAAATATGAAACAGGCCAG CTTTTCCTGCACAGCATATTTGGTTACAGGGGAATAGTGTTATTCCCCTGGCATGCTCGCCTCTATGATCGAGATGTGAGCCCTGCTACAGCTGACAG TAAGCCAGACTCTGTGGGCAATGGGTCCAAAGAGGTGAAAGGGAAAATGCATACATATTACCAGGTCCTCATAGACACCAGAGACTGCCCACACATA TCTCAGCGATCTCAGACTGAAGCTGTTACATTTTTGGCCAATCATGACGATAGCAGAGCCCTCTATGCTATCCCAG GTCTGGATTATGTGAGTCATGAAGACATCCTGCCTTACAACTCCACTGAGCAAGTTCCTATTCAGCATGAGCTGTTTGAGCGCTTCCTCATGTTCAATCCCTCCAAAA ATCCTCCATTCACTGCTAGAGATACATTACGGGCCTGGCAGGAGAAGAATCATCCCTGGTTGGAGCTCTCAGACGTGCACAGGGAAACTACAGAGAACATCCGTGTCACTGTCATCCCCTTCTACATGGGCATGAGA GAAGCTCAAAATTCACATGTGTATTGG TGGCGATACTGCATCCGTCTGGAGAACCTGGGCAACGAGATTGTTCAACTTAGGGAAAGACACTGGAGGATCTTCAGTCTATCAGGGACTCTGGAAACAGTTCGTGGAAGAGGAGTGGTGGGCAAG GAGCCGGTTTTATCAAGAGAACAGCCAGCTTTTCAGTACAGCAGTCATGTTTCACTTCAAGCACCCAGTGGACACATGTG GGGGACATTCTGTTTCGAGAGAACAGATGGCTCACACTTTGACGTGCGCATTCCACCTTTTTCACTAGAGAGCAATAAGTATGACAAAGCTCCCCCTACTGGTTATCCCTTGTAA
- the poldip2 gene encoding polymerase delta-interacting protein 2 isoform X2, which produces MAACVIRRALLSTASKYNNQNCTRRLLSAVEYNSGLDLKRPQALCSACGLASFQQTRFMSSRPEGKILEPVGVFEALKQHGKYETGQLFLHSIFGYRGIVLFPWHARLYDRDVSPATADSKPDSVGNGSKEVKGKMHTYYQVLIDTRDCPHISQRSQTEAVTFLANHDDSRALYAIPGLDYVSHEDILPYNSTEQVPIQHELFERFLMFNPSKNPPFTARDTLRAWQEKNHPWLELSDVHRETTENIRVTVIPFYMGMREAQNSHVYWWRYCIRLENLGNEIVQLRERHWRIFSLSGTLETVRGRGVVGKEPVLSREQPAFQYSSHVSLQAPSGHMWGTFCFERTDGSHFDVRIPPFSLESNKYDKAPPTGYPL; this is translated from the exons ATGGCAGCGTGCGTAATACGTCGGGCTTTATTGTCCACCGCTAGTAAATATAACAATCAGAATTGCACCCGCAGATTACTGAGTGCAGTTGAATACAACAGTGGATTAGATCTGAAAAGACCTCAGGCGTTATGTTCAGCGTGTGGTCTGGCCAGTTTTCAGCAGACGAGGTTCATGTCGTCCAG ACCTGAGGGGAAAATACTAGAACCTGTCGGCGTGTTTGAGGCCCTAAAGCAACATGGGAAATATGAAACAGGCCAG CTTTTCCTGCACAGCATATTTGGTTACAGGGGAATAGTGTTATTCCCCTGGCATGCTCGCCTCTATGATCGAGATGTGAGCCCTGCTACAGCTGACAG TAAGCCAGACTCTGTGGGCAATGGGTCCAAAGAGGTGAAAGGGAAAATGCATACATATTACCAGGTCCTCATAGACACCAGAGACTGCCCACACATA TCTCAGCGATCTCAGACTGAAGCTGTTACATTTTTGGCCAATCATGACGATAGCAGAGCCCTCTATGCTATCCCAG GTCTGGATTATGTGAGTCATGAAGACATCCTGCCTTACAACTCCACTGAGCAAGTTCCTATTCAGCATGAGCTGTTTGAGCGCTTCCTCATGTTCAATCCCTCCAAAA ATCCTCCATTCACTGCTAGAGATACATTACGGGCCTGGCAGGAGAAGAATCATCCCTGGTTGGAGCTCTCAGACGTGCACAGGGAAACTACAGAGAACATCCGTGTCACTGTCATCCCCTTCTACATGGGCATGAGA GAAGCTCAAAATTCACATGTGTATTGG TGGCGATACTGCATCCGTCTGGAGAACCTGGGCAACGAGATTGTTCAACTTAGGGAAAGACACTGGAGGATCTTCAGTCTATCAGGGACTCTGGAAACAGTTCGTGGAAGAGGAGTGGTGGGCAAG GAGCCGGTTTTATCAAGAGAACAGCCAGCTTTTCAGTACAGCAGTCATGTTTCACTTCAAGCACCCAGTGGACACATGTG GGGGACATTCTGTTTCGAGAGAACAGATGGCTCACACTTTGACGTGCGCATTCCACCTTTTTCACTAGAGAGCAATAAGTATGACAAAGCTCCCCCTACTGGTTATCCCTTGTAA
- the vma12 gene encoding transmembrane protein 199: MSSSFKIGENFHEKARDLLKESSISEDLREELENLKDESIIPFKTVRKLHKLLQANGHPVYLHELFQDSTLYLPEVITPPRNPELVARLEKIKAKLANEEYKRITRNVNPQEVGHHGTLADFGHQVRSVKAVVVTVFNFLVTVIAAFACSYLGSQYIFTETTARVLAAVIAASVVGLAELYVLVRTMEGELGEP; this comes from the exons ATGTCTTCTTCGTTTAAAATCGGCGAGAATTTTCACGAGAAAGCAAGAGATTTACTGAAGGAGTCTTCCATATCAGAGGATCTGAGGGAAGAACTGGAAAACCTAAAAGATGAGTCCATCATACCTTTCAAGACTGTAAGAAAACTTCATAAGCTTCTTCAGGCAAATG GACATCCAGTGTACCTACATGAGCTGTTCCAGGATAGCACACTTTATCTACCAGAAGTCATAACACCTCCAAGA AACCCCGAGCTGGTGGCCAGGCTGGAAAAGATTAAAGCAAAATTAGCCAATGAAGAATATAAGAGAATTACACGGAATGTAAATCCACAG GAAGTTGGTCATCATGGAACCTTAGCAGATTTTGGACATCAAG TGCGTTCTGTGAAGGCAGTTGTCGTTACTGTATTCAACTTCCTGGTAACTGTAATTGCTGCATTTGCTTGTTCATATCTCGGCAGCCAGTATATCTTCACTGAGACGACAGCG aGAGTATTAGCGGCAGTGATTGCAGCCTCTGTTGTTGGTCTAGCAGAGCTTTATGTTCTGGTACGGACTATGGAAGGAGAACTTGGAGAGCCATAA